The Pyrococcus horikoshii OT3 genome includes a window with the following:
- the rpl12p gene encoding 50S ribosomal protein P1, which translates to MEYVYAALLLHSVGKEINEENLKAVLQAAGVEPEEARIKALVAALEGVNIDEVIEKAAMPVAVAAAPAAAPAEAGGEEKKEEEKKEEEEKEEEVSEEEALAGLSALFG; encoded by the coding sequence ATGGAGTATGTGTATGCTGCTCTGCTCCTCCACAGTGTTGGGAAGGAGATAAATGAGGAGAACCTTAAGGCCGTCCTTCAAGCTGCTGGAGTTGAACCTGAGGAGGCAAGGATAAAGGCCCTCGTTGCTGCTCTAGAGGGAGTTAACATTGACGAGGTTATAGAGAAAGCGGCAATGCCAGTTGCAGTTGCAGCTGCTCCGGCAGCAGCCCCAGCAGAAGCTGGTGGAGAGGAGAAGAAGGAAGAGGAGAAGAAGGAGGAAGAAGAGAAAGAGGAAGAAGTTTCAGAGGAAGAAGCCCTTGCGGGTCTCAGCGCACTCTTTGGATGA